The genomic window TCAAGATAAGCCGGTTGAGATCTTTAATTTTGGGAAATGCAAACGTGATTTTACTTATATTGATGATATCGTTGAGGGCATTATCCGCGTTATGCAAAAAGCGCCTGAAAAGAAAAATGGCGAGGATGGTCTACCAATACCCCCTTATAAAATTTATAACATAGGTAATTCTCATCCGGAGGATTTGCTTGAGTTTGTGCAAATCTTGGCCGAGGAGTTGATAAAAGCTGAGGTTTTACCACCGGACTTTGATTTGAAAAAGCATATGCATTTAGTCCCAATGCAACCGGGAGATGTACCTATTACCTATGCGGATACAAAGCCATTAGAAGATGACTTTGGTTTTAAGCCATCTACTTCGTTAAGAGATGGACTTCGTAAGTTTGCTCAATGGTACAAGGCTTTTTATTCAAAATAGAATTTTGAAGAATGTCACTTTTTTTGAGGCGGGTCGCCAAGTATAGATTTATTAGATACAAAGTTATAAGATTATAAATGGTTACGGATAAAGGAGAATTTTATGAGTGTATTAGTTACCGGTGGAACAGGCTATATTGGCTCGCACACTGTCGTCGAATTGATAAATGCCGGATATGAGGTTGTTATTGTTGATAACTATATTAACTCTAAACCAGAAGTGCTTGATGCAATTCAGACGATAACGGGTAAAAAACCTCGTTTTTATAATTTAGATGTCATTGATAAAGCGGGGTTAAAAAAGGTTTTTCAGGAAAACAAAATTGACCAAGTCATTCATTTTGCAGGCCTTAAGGCCGTGGGAGAATCGGTTTCAAAACCGTTAGAGTATTACCGGAACAACATTGATTCTACTTTATCGCTGCTTGAGGTAATGCGCCAATTTAAGGTTAACAACCTCGTATTTAGTAGCAGCGCTACTGTTTATGGCGAGGAAAATGATTTTCCTTATGTTGAAACCATGCGGTTAGGAACCCCGACAAGTCCTTATGGGAAAACTAAGCTTTTTATTGAAATGATTTTAAAAGATGTCAACCACGCCAACCCAGGACTTAACGTTGCCGTTTTAAGATATTTCAACCCTATCGGCGCTCATCCTTCGGGACTGATCGGCGAGGATCCTCAGGGATTACCCAATAACCTCATGCCTTATATCACGCGTGTAGCCGCCGGCAAACTGGATACGCTTCATGTTTTTGGCAACGACTATCCAACCCAAGATGGAACATGTGAACGTGATTACATTCACGTTGTCGATCTTGCCTTAGGCCATTTGGCGGCCTTGAAAAAATTGGAAAGCCATCCGGGATTTGTCGTTTATAATCTCGGTACAGGTAAGGGAATTTCTGTTCTTGAACTTATTCACGATTTTGAGGGCGTCAACCACTTGAAGTTAAATTATGTGATTGACAAAAGACGGCCAGGAGATCTACCAGCCTACTGGGCGGACGCGAGCAAGGCGAAACGAGAACTTAATTGGGAAACAAAACTGACAGCTAAAGATGCTTGCCGCGATTCGTGGAATTGGGAAAAGCACAAGAGTGGAAAATAACTTTATTTTCCGTATTAAATTGTAAAATTAATCATATTTCTCTATCATATTAGTAAACGATGGGTAGGGATATGAAAGTAAAGAGCACCAAAAAAAATAAATACTTCAAATATTGGATTTTTTGCGGTGTTTTTTTGTTATCTAGTTGCAACTATTATGCGCATACACCGATAGGTAAATATTCTTTCATAAGTGAATTAATAATCCAGTCTTTAGAATTAAAAGCCAACAATCAGTTCGTTATTTTTGACCAAAACACTTCAACTAGTCTGACGGGAACTTGGGGGCGAAGTGTTGATTTTGTCTATGATGACCGAGGTAACAAAACTTACGATGAAAGTGGAAATGAAATCCACGAAGATCAAATTCATCTTATTTATTTAGACGACAACAATCAGAGCGCTAAAACAGATTTTTACTTTGATAGCCAAGAAAGAATCTTAACCGAAACCGAAATTAATAGCGGGTATGGGGAGAAGAGAGTGTTTGTTTATGTCGCTTAAAACTATAGCAAGTAACTACTCGCCATACTTTCCAAAAATTAAAAAGGCGATAATCATCATTGAAACTTTGCTGGCTTTTTTAATCGGCATTAACTTTTTTAATTATGATAGCTATTTAATGGGACTTCTGGCGGTACTGCTTTTCTCGCGTTTCTTTTTAACCCGCGACCTTAGATTAACATTCGGTGCGCTTTTGGTGTTCTTCTTTTCTATTTTCATATTCTCCTTTTATACATATCATTATGGGCTTGGTTTCTATCCCTTCTTAGCCTATCTAATACTACCCAATCTGCTCTATCAAATTGGTGGAGCCTTTGGTAGAAAAAAACTTCAAAAAGAATTGATGTATCTTTTGGTTGCTTATGCGCTTGGAACGCTCTTATTTCTCGGCCTGCAATTTAGTAAATACTTATCTGATTATGGACTAAATCCCTACCTTTATAGTTCACGCCGATTGTTGGACTTTTGGAGTAAAGGTGCAATTCTCTTATCGCCCACGATGGTCGTTTCCTATATGTTCCCGCTATGCGCTTTACTACTCGCATCTCTGTTCAAAGTTAAAAAGAACTTAGTTCCGCTTATCGTTGGATTATTAGGAGTGATCTTATCAATCGCTATGTCGCTAGTATTAAGAACGCGAACCTTATTCTTCGTTTTACCGTTAGCGATTGCTCTCTATCTGCTTTACTATTTTTACGGTTACGGAAAAACCAGAGTTTTCCGCTTTTTAGCTAGTAGTTTTCTTGTGTTAATTATATTAGGGTTATTTTTGATTTTGACTATTCACTATAATCTATTTTCGATGCGTGACTATTTAAGCACCCACCCCTTGTTCTCCCGCTTTATTGCCCTTAACGAATCGAACAGTGAGCGGATTTCTTTCTATCGTATTTTCTTTAACAATTTCCTTTATTATCCATTTGGCGGAATGTCGGGAGTGGCATTCATCGATAATGGTCATTCAGTACTCTTTCTTTACGCCCATAACGTTTGGTTGGACTTTTATGCTCTAGGGGGCTTTTTGCCCGCATTAGCTTTTCTTGCCATAACAATATATAGCATCCGTAACGCAGTGCTTGTTATAAAGACTCATAATAAATCCCTTGATCACATTATGGCTTTTCTTTTTGTATCAGGTTTTTATTTCTTGCTCGAGCCGGTTTTTGAAGGTAATCTCATTTATTTTCTTTGGGTGATGATGGGCCTTGGATTTCTCGAAAGAATGAAGATTATTGCTCAAAGCCAGCGTGATAAAACTATTTCTATCACTGGTGATTATAAAGTTTTATTTGCCACTAATTTTATATCTGCGCACAATAACTCCTTTCATCA from Bacilli bacterium includes these protein-coding regions:
- the galE gene encoding UDP-glucose 4-epimerase GalE; this encodes MSVLVTGGTGYIGSHTVVELINAGYEVVIVDNYINSKPEVLDAIQTITGKKPRFYNLDVIDKAGLKKVFQENKIDQVIHFAGLKAVGESVSKPLEYYRNNIDSTLSLLEVMRQFKVNNLVFSSSATVYGEENDFPYVETMRLGTPTSPYGKTKLFIEMILKDVNHANPGLNVAVLRYFNPIGAHPSGLIGEDPQGLPNNLMPYITRVAAGKLDTLHVFGNDYPTQDGTCERDYIHVVDLALGHLAALKKLESHPGFVVYNLGTGKGISVLELIHDFEGVNHLKLNYVIDKRRPGDLPAYWADASKAKRELNWETKLTAKDACRDSWNWEKHKSGK